A section of the Candidatus Manganitrophus noduliformans genome encodes:
- a CDS encoding YgaP family membrane protein codes for MYERNVCGADRSVRMILGVIFAALGLFFVGSAVAKGIFFALAAIAFITALTGFCPLNKLLGLNTCKRPVWVRKSTD; via the coding sequence ATGTATGAACGAAATGTATGCGGCGCGGACAGATCCGTTCGGATGATCCTCGGGGTGATTTTCGCCGCCCTTGGACTCTTTTTCGTCGGATCGGCCGTCGCCAAGGGGATTTTCTTCGCGCTGGCGGCGATCGCGTTCATCACCGCCTTGACAGGCTTCTGCCCGCTCAACAAACTGCTCGGCCTCAATACCTGCAAAAGACCGGTTTGGGTCAGAAAGTCGACAGACTGA